GATACAAGCATTTATAGCACTCattcttttccttaatagccttttgcacatcttcatttcaccaccaagtgtctttcgagtcgcatccgctccctttggtcactccaagcacctctgaagcaaccttccgaatGCATGTTGCTATCTTTTTCCACATGCTATTTGCATCACCTTCATccttccaagggccctcttcaatgaccttttccttaaagacctttgatgcctccctTTCTAATTTCCACTACTTCGTTCTAGCAActctagcttgtttgttcccacgagcttgcaccaaaaagcggaagtcagccaccattagcttgtgttgagcgaccacacattctccaggtatcaccttacagtctACGCATGTTTGTTTATCCCTActtcttgtaaggacaaagtcaatttgactagagtactggccgctactaaaggtcactaaatgggactgtctcttatgaaagaaagtgttagctatcatcagatcaaaagctatggcgaagtctaagacttTCTTTCCCTCTTGGTTTCTACTACCATATCCGAAACCTACATGAACCGCCTCGAAACttgcacttgatgtacctacatggccattaagatcacctcctataaagagcttctcgctactagggacagctctaacTAAACGATCTAAGTCTTTCCTGAAAAaccgcttagcactctcatcatggcctacttggggggcatacacactaattacgtttaagaccatatcactaatgataagtttaactaagatgatcctatccccttgccttctcacctccaccacaccatccgtgaggctcttatcaatcaaaactcctactccatttttatttgaagttgtccctgtgtaccagagcttgaagctGGTATTGTCTACCTCCTTCGCCATCTGCCCCTTacatttagtctcttggacgcataagatatttacacgcctgctaaccgctgtgtccactaactctcttaacttatccataagggaccctacattccagctacctaaacggatcctagttggctcgactagcttccttaccattcgcacccgccgaggtaggtgtgaagacccttgctcattttgcaccacacccgggcgctgatgtggcgcgccactaaggatgtgacgacccgatccttgctcacttgacaccgtgcccagatcgcgacacggcgtgtcacgggggtgacgacccggtcCTTACTCATTTAACACCTTACCCGGGTTCCGACATGGCGCgccgctaagagggttacgccccagcgggattcttttgggtttcatctccataaaagtggctaagtttttacattggctcgccgcgcctaacacaaccctcctcctttagcagggcttgggacctgctatgctgagacaccaaaggcgccccaccataggcggagttaaatTCTAGCGCCTTGCCTCTGTTAATTTTTTTCCTCCTGTTAAATCTTTTTTTCTTCGGTTTCTTTCTTTTTATGTCTCATGAGCATTCAATCACTTTCCGAATGCATATCATTCTAGCAGCAGAAAAACCTTGTCACCCGTTCAAAAGACCATAGTACCCTCATCGAGTGGCGTAGTCCCTAATAACTCCAGCTTGTATATGCACTTGCCTGTCCATGTATGAGCTAACAATAAGCACATGATAGCTAATTCCATCTTTGCAACCAGAATTGGTTTAGATGGATCCTTTGTGGTTGAGcccaaaaagagaaaaaaattgtTGCGAGAAATTGACAATGTCAATGACATCGCTACTACAATTGCTTGTAAGTCTTTTACTTTTTTAGTAATGATGATATAGTGACGGTGAAAGGGTGTATCAGAAAAATAATTTTAAGTAATATTGGAACTTTAGACTGAaatatttttattatcaagatTTAGAAGCTAGAATAACATGTATACGTGGAATGTAGTTATCTTGAATATAATTTTCTTCTATGGACTCAATGTTTGCATTATTCTAGTTGACATTTTTTACCCTAATTTAAGTTATCATATGTTCAAGTATTCCACCAAACGGATTTCATAGTTATTCCTTGTTGTCCATACAACTCTTATTTGATGATTAACTATTTCTTGTTTTTGGTTAATGATAGATTAAGAAGGATAAGATTTCCAAGCTCGTTGTTCTTCCACTCTACCCTCAGTACTCCATATCAACAAGTGGGTCAAGCATTCGTGTTCTCCAAAACATTGTCAAGTAGGATCCCTTCTCCCATATGAGACCCTTTTATTTTCTCTAACAtgtaggagagctgcgtatcttttatattaagaagaaaaagagggtAAAGAACCCAAACAACACACACAACCACACCCCTAGGTACTGAACATTACATACACATTTTTTAACTCAAGAAACTACCACAACCAACAAAAACACTACCACTAACCATTTCCTCGCTGCAAGGCCACAAAGACAGAAATCCCTTTGGTACCTGCTAGACCCCATAAGTTCATCTCCTTAACTGTCGGCAGCAGCAGGGTTGCTAGGTTGGGCGAGGCACCACCAAACATATCACTTCTAGCATATTAGATCCTATCGTCTTTGATCTACAAGAACTTGGAATACTAATGCTTAGGTTTCCATGCAGGGAAGATTCATATTTTTCTGACTTGCCAATTTCCATTATCGAATCATGGTACCAACGTGATGGCTATGTGAAATCAATGACTGACCTAATTGAAAAAGAGCTATCTGCCTTTTCCAATCCTGAAGAGGTGCCCTATTCGTAATTCTACCTCCATCTTTATTCTACAGTTAGCAACAGAGGATCACTTATTTGATCTACACATTCGAAATTTCACTAGAGCTATTCACTATCTATACAATTCCTTTCGAAGAGAATTTTATTGGAACTGTGATTTGACATTGTTATAGGTAACTTTCTCTGGATAAACTTGACCAGTAATATACACAGATGTGTTAAGATTAGGTAAATGCAAATGTTATTattagatatatagcaaaaaatACTTCCATGACACTTTGTTTGTTACCTTTACTAACATATTGGCACATTCTAACGTCCTTGTTAATTTCTGAGTAGCACAAGATATTGTTTCTGCTGAAAGGAGCATTGCAGTTAGTTTACAGACAATCATGCAAAAATTGTGCTGTAATTTCAGTCTGACAATACTTTTTATTGTTGTGAAAATAAATGGCAGGTTATGATATTCTTCAGTGCACATGGTGTGCCACTTACCTATGTTGAGGATGCTGGAGATCCTTACAGAGATCAGATGGAGGATTGTATTTCTTTGATAATGGGGGAGCTGAGATCCAGAGGAATCTTAAATGGTCACACTTTGGCGTATCAGGTATAGGCTATTCAAATTTGATATGAACTTGTGTCACTAATAACTTCAAAGCTGTGCACTTATGTTTAAATGATCAAATATGATTACCTTGCaagaaaactagaaatggaaAATGCCAAGTTTATAGAGTTCTGAGTTACCAGTTCTTTAGTTTTTCTGGTCACAATTTACTAGTGTTAACATTTTCTTTTACATGTAGAGTCGGGTGGGGCCAGTTCAATGGCTGAAGCCATATACTGATGAAGTTTTAGTAGAACTTGGTCAAAACGGTGTGAAGAGCCTCCTGGCTGTTCCAGTAAGGTAATCAAGTTTAGCATTTCTGGCCATCTGGtaatttctttctttttttttgtacaAACAAGATAAGCAACATGTAGCTCTATATGATCTTCATTTCCTTTGGGTTAGTTTACTACATGCACTTCTCATGATACATGTTAGTTCCTCATTTCTGTTTGTATTTATCACATTGGTATCTCTGGCACAATGTTGACCATCTGAAAGCCTTATGAAATATGAATTTAATGTTATAACATGTATGCGCATCTTATGTGTTTGCAAAAGCTTGCATGTTCCATTGTATTAATGAACGGAGAACTTATTTCAAACAATTTTAGAATCAGATGCCTCCCCTAAAGAGATCTTTTGCGTGAGAACTGGTCCAGAGAACACAACTACACAATCTGGGAGCTCAGTTTTTACAGTCAATGAATGTCTTGTTGGGGTTTTGCGATATGCTAGTTCGTGGTTTACTCTGTTTACCAGTCTAGattatgttgctgtggttattgCTGTAATCTGAGCCATTTATGACAAATACAGCTTTGTGAGTGAGCACATTGAGACATTGGAAGAAATCGACATGGAGTACAAGGAGTTGGCTCTAGAATCAGGCATTGAGAACTGGGGTCGGGTTCCTGCTCTTGGATGCACTTCAACGTTCATCTCCGACCTTGCAGATGCTGTTGTCGAAGCCCTGCCCTCTGCCTCAGCACTCGCAACCAGAAAGCCTGAAGACACTGATTCCAACATGGATCTCATGCATTACCTGACCAAGATGTTCTTTGGCTCGATCTTGGCATTTATCCTGCTGTTATCACCAAGACTAGTTTCTGCTTTCCGAAACACCATGCTTTAGACTAGCTACTAGGTAAGTACTAAGCAGAAATGGTGTGATAGGTAGTTTCCCAAAGCACTAAATTTTGAGATTGATATATTAGTAAAACTGCAAGGAGCTTGGTGCTCGTAACTAGAGATCCTTTAGGCCAACAAGGTAGGAGCTTGCAATTTGCTGTTTCTGATATTGTTCACAGGAAACATTGGTCTCATAAATGAATCTATGAAAGCACAGAACATTACAGCTCAAAGGTCTTTGTAGGCCCCTCTCTTTTTTGGATAATTTTTTTTTGGAAGTCAAGTTCAGGTTCTACGGCCTTATATTAATGAACCCAAGCTCAGCTAAATCGCGAGCGACCACATCGTGTACAGAGTCCGGGAGTGAGTCTGTCCATACGTATGATTGGCAGCAGCTGTCTTCCATGAAAGTTTCTCCATACTTTGGCATGCATGTGCTATACTGCTATTGCTACAATTGTTTTATGACTGCCAAGGTGACCTATTCCATAGGTGATGTAATACTGACACACAGGCGACAGCTTAGACAATGACTACTGACATCCTCCTACAAATATTCACCATCTTTTTTGGCATGGCATGGGTGCCGCATTTGCTATTATTATCCAGACAAGGTGACTGATACTCCTAAGTAAATGTCTATATATATTGTCGAGGTTAATATGTAGTGAAGTATCAGAATTGAGAAGCAGTTTTGGGTGACTGATTGGAGTGCCTAGCTATCTCGCAAAGAGAGCTTTCTCGATCAATGGAGGTCATCTTGACTGCGATTCTGGGTGAAGTTGCGAACAGATCTTTTTCATTCTTGATTGACAAATAGATGGCAGAAGAAACAAAGACAGAAAGTGTGGACGAGATGCTCCAGAcgctgcaactgctgctgcttcGTGTCCACGTCATCCTGGAGGCGGCGGACGGGCGAAGTATCACAAGTCAAGCCATGCTGCAGCAACTGAACatcctgaggaaggagatgtacAGGGGCTACTACGTCCTGGATTGTTTCAGAGGAAACCAAGCCAGCCAAGACGATGCCAAAGGTCAGAACAGCGTGACCCTCTTTTACCCTCTCCAAATTCAGTCCTGCCAAGCGTCTTTTTCTCTCTACCAGCGTTGCTGGTACACCATGCGTGAAACAAGTCCAGCAAGTGTCAAAAAACTTGGGTACCATCATCTTTCATATGAGTGAGTTTCTCACATTTCTGAAGAACTATCCTCCGCGGTGCCGCCAACCTTACTTTATGCATCTGATGATTGGCCTCAGCATGTTTGGCCGTCAAATGGAAATGGAGAGGGTCATCAATTTTGTGATGCAAACAGAGCCTTGTACCGGAGAAAGTACAGGGGTTCTACCAATTATTGGTCCAGAAGCTGTTGGGAAGAGCACTCTTGTTGCTCACGTCTACAATAGCGAGAAAGTGCGTGACTATTTTTCAAGAATAGTGTTAGTCACTCACGAAGATGTCAAAGAAGGACGGTTGGCAACTCTGAAGGATGGAGGTCTGACAATCTACCAAAACAATCCATTGCACAATGGGAAGGGGTGGGTGCTAGTTATCATTGAACTATTAGAGGATGTTGTTGAAGAGGATACGTGGAAGAGGTGGTATCTTGCTTCTGCAGCCTGTCTTGAATCAGGAAGCAAAATTGTTATAACGAGTCGATCAAGCAAAATCATAAAATTTGGTACTACACAAGCCCTTCTATTAACTGCTCTACCAATAGAAACATACTGGTATTTCTTCAAGGTGCTTACGTTTGGGAGCGCAAATCCGGAAGACCAGCCAAAGATGGAATGAGTTGCCCTGGAGATAGCGAGGAAGATTGACAAATAGATGGCAGAAGAAACAAAGACAGAGAGTGTGGACGAGATGCTCCAGAcgctgcaactgctgctgcttcGTGTCCACGTCATCCTGGAGGCGGCGGACGGGCGAAGTATCACAAGTCAAGCCATGCTGCAGCAACTGAACatcctgaggaaggagatgtacGTTCACAGCTGCAATTCTCATCTCTAGCTTGCTAAGGAAAAATTTCACTGCCCAATATTGGCTGCAACTCCTTGGATACTTCAACAAATATCCCTACAATGGTATTATTATGCAAGAACATAAACCTCAGTATTATCGGAGAAGAGAATCAGATAGTACTAGGAGTAGTTATTTTGTGTTTTATGGTCGGTACCATATGaactttcatcatcacaatgtGGTTCCTAAAATAACATTGCAGGATGTTCTATCTAGACGTGTTCAATGTCAAAAGAGGTGTGAGGTCCTCGGATGGAAGTCTCGCATACTGCCATACGGTAGCTATATTTATAGTTGTGCCATATCCGAATCAAGTGAAATCAACAAGCAGAATCATCGTGCCAATCTGGATCAAGTCAAGAAAAAAGGGTTATAGTGAAAATGCTGAAATTTCGCAAGAATGTTTGGTTAGACAAGGATCATCATCTTCTGGCACAATGTTTGGTTACACAAGGTACCTCTCAAGATAAAATGTCCTGACTTTTACAGTCAATGGATGTCTTGCTGGGGTTTTGCGATATGCTAGTATCTGGTTTACTCCGTTTACCAGTGTGATTATTGATGTAATCTGAGCCATTTATGACAAATACAGCTTTGTGAGTGAGCACATTGAGACATTGGAAGAAATCGACATGGAGTACAAGGAGTTGGTTCTAGAATCAGGCATTGAGAACTGGGGTCGGGTTCCTGCTCTTGATGCACTTCAACGTTCATCTCCGACTCCGATCTTGCAGATGCTGTTGTTGAAGCCCTGCCCTCTGCCTCAGCACTCGCAACCAGAAAGCCTGAAGACACTGATTCCAACATGGACCTTATGCATTACCTGACCAAGATGTACTTTGGCTCAATCTTGGCATTTATCCTGCTGTTATCACGAAGATTAGATTCTGCTTTCCGAAACACCATGCTTTAGGGTTGCTAGGTAAGCTCTAAGTAGAAATGGTGTGATAGGTTGTttcccaacaacaacaacaaaacatttaagtcccaaacaagttaagGTAGGCTAgaattgaaacccagcagaagcaatcaaggttcaggcacgtgaataactgtttttcaagcactcctatctaaggccaagtctttgggtatattacatcctttcaagtctccttttattgtctccacccaagtcaacttcggtcttctctgcctctcttcacgttactatcctggcttaggattccactacgtaccggtgcctctggaggtctccgttggacatgtccaaactatctcaaccggtgttggacaagcttttcttcaattagtGCTACCCTCTAATCTATCATATATATCATCGTTTCGAAcgcgatcccttcttgtatgaccgtaaatccaacgcaacatacacatttccgcgatatttatctgttgaacatgtcgtcttttcataggccaacattctacaccatacaacatagcaggtctaatcgccgtcctataaaacttgccttttagcttctgtgttacccttttgtcacataggacaccagatgcttggtgccacttcatccaccctgctttgattctatggctaccatcttcatcaatatccccgtctctctgtagcattgatcctaaatatcgaaaggtatccttcctaggcactacttgaccttccaaactaatatcttccttctcctgagtagtagtgccgaagtcacatctcatatactcagttttagttctcttgagtctaaaacctttggactccaaagtctcccgccataactctagtttctaattcactcctgtccggctttcatcaactagcactacattgtccacgaaaagcatacaccaagggatatccccttgtgaccttatccatcactaaggcaaacagataagggctcaaagctgatccttcatgtagtcctatcctaatcaggaaatcatccgtgtctccatcacttgtttgaacactagtcacaacattattgtacatatccttaatgagcccgacgcaCTTCGTtgtgactttatgtttgtccaaagcctaccacataacattccttgataTTTTATTTTATCATAAACCttttccaagtcaataaaaaccatgtgtaggtccttcttcttccaataccgctccataacttgtcttattaagaaaatggcttccatggttgaccttctgggcatgaaaccaaattggttcatagagacccgcgttattgctctcaagcgatactCAATAACTCTCtctcatagcttcatagtatggctcttcaacttaattccccagaaattagtacaactttgaatatctcctttaatcttgtagatcggtaccaatatacttctccactcatcaggcatcttattcgatcgaaaaatatggttgaacagcttaattagccatactatagctatgtccccgaggcatcttcacacctcgattgggataccatctggtcccatcgccttacctcctttcatccttttcaacacctctctgacctcagattcttggattctccgcacaaagcgcctattggtgtcatcaaaagagtcatccaactgaaaggttgtgtccatattctcaccattgaataatttatcaaaatactcttgccatcgatatcggatctcatcctcctttaccaagagatgcttcctttcatccttaatgcactttaCTTGGTTGAAGTACCTTatctttctctcatgaaccctagccatcttataaatgtccttctctcctttcgtactcaaatgttggtaaagatcctcgtatgctctaccctttgccacacttacatctcgctttgtagtcttctttgccaccttgtacttctctatgttgtccacactcctgtcatggtacaagtgtctatagcattctttcttctccttaatagccctttggacttcctcgttccaccaccaagtatctttagcatctcctccacttcctttggttactccacacacatATGAGACCACCTTtcaaatgttggttgccatcttctcccacatgttgtttatgtcctcttcttccttccaagaaccctctttgataaccatttccctgaatacctctgacgtctccccttttagtttccaccattttgttctttcaatcttagcttgtttatccctacgggcacgcacctgaaaacgaaagtctgaaaccaaaagcttatgttgagaaataaCACACTCCCCTAATATCACCTTgtaatccaagcatgctcgtttgtcctttcgtcttacgaggacaaagtcaatctagctagagtgttgtccgctactaaaggtcactagatgagattctctctttctaaagaaagtgttggctatcatcaggtcaaaagctaccacgaagtccagaactttctccccctcctgattcctactaccacaCCCAAAACCTCTATGAATTGCCTCGAAacatgcgcttgtagtacctacatgcccattaagatctcctcctataaaaagcttctgactactaggtacagctctaatctggccatctaagtcttcctagaactgtctcttagcactctcgtcgaagcctacttgggggcatatgcactaattatgttcaagactatatcaccaacgacaagcttgactaagataatcctatcttcttgccttctcactcccaccacaccattcttgaggctcttatcgataaaaactcctactccatttctattcgtgaCTGTCTctatgtaccaaagcttgaaaccagTATTGTCAATCTTCTTcgccttttgacccttccatttagtcttttGAACGcttaatatatttacacgcctcctagtcgcggtatcaactaattctcttaacttatctgtaagtgaccctacattctaaCTACCTAAacagatcctagttggttcgactagcttccttacccttcgtacctgtcgactcagatgtgaagacccttgctcatttttcactatacccgggcgccgatgtagcgcgccactaaggaagcgacgacccgatccttgctcacttgacaccatgcccagatcgcgGCACAGCGCGTCACCAAGGGGGTGCCAAcacggcccttgcccatttaacactatacctaggttccgatatggcgcgtcgctaagatgCGAACATATGTACGTAGGAAATCGGAACCTGGGATACGAAGGTATTACGAATAAAAAATTGAAGGAAATCGGAAGAGTAGAAATTAGTACCTACAGCCTGGAGAAGGAAACGATGTCGATCTGTGTTGTCGGCGTCGACAAGGAAACAAACACAGATATGTTAGTGGAAACCTAACCAAATTGAGAAGGATGCAACAACACCATGGAGATTGAACCCTAGATCCAGACTGAGAAGAAGGGGACACGAACCTCGATGGCGTCGATATACTGGAAGACAACGGCGAGGTAGACCTTGGGTAGCACCAGGCTAAACCTCGACGGCGTGGATGTACTCGAAGATAGCAGCGAGGCagaccttggggagcaccaggcTTGGGAAGAGAAGAGAGAGGCGCTTCCACCCTGGGCCGTTCGTGCCCCATGCGCCGTTGCCGCCAGCAACGGCCAATCTGGCCGCCGCATCTGCCCCTATAGGCACTGGGGGAGGAAGAGGAGTGCAGCCAGGTGGCCGCATCCACGCGCGCTGCTACCGGGGGAGAGGAAGCTTCGACGGTCGGGGAGAGGAAGGTGGAGGTGACGAAGCCggggcacgggaggaggcagcACGGCGTCGGcttgggagaggaagagagaggcgAGTAGGCGGGGTAGCAGGCGAAGGCAGCAAGGCGGCGGCGATCTTTATTTAGCTTTTTAGCATTGGAGACGCGGCGGAGAGGGACGGCTGCGATGGACAGGAATGAACAGCTACGATGGGCATACTGTAGGTGGAATAGTGAAGGAGCAGTTGCTGATGGGAAAAACTAAAGATTAGATATGAAGTATCATAATTGAGAAGCAgttttttgtgattgattggagTGCCTAGCTAGCTATCTCGCAATGAGAGGTTTCTGGATCAATGGAGGTCATCTTGACTGCAAGGCCTATTCGCTTGTGCTATTTAGCCGGCTTTAATTCGTACAAATCAGCtgtgaaatagtgtttttctctcacaacaaatcagccgtacaAATCAGCAGAAGCcgatttaataccagccgaattaACACATTCTGGTGAAGTTGCGAGCAGATCTTTTTCATTGTTGATTGACAAAGGGCGCGTTTGGCTGCATGCGCCGCGGCCAGGCTCTACGGATGCAGCTCCGAGCATTTGGTTGGCTGGTTGGAGGTTGGGGCTGTCCCATGCGGTGCAAGATTCCCTCGTGAGCCAGGCTTAACTCGTACGCCAAAAATCCTCGTTCCTCCGTGGCCAGGCTCGCGTGagcaaaacaagcatgcaaaCGGGACATGTTAGTGAGACAGCCGATGCTAACATGCAGTGAACCAAACGAAATCTCCGAATAGCGAGGCTTTGTGAGTACGATAACCAAACACCGGCCATGTGCATGCGCTCGGCCTGGCTACCTGCAGCCTGGCTCATCTGAGAAGCTAACCAAACACGCCCAAATACTCCTACATGG
Above is a genomic segment from Miscanthus floridulus cultivar M001 unplaced genomic scaffold, ASM1932011v1 os_1710_1_2, whole genome shotgun sequence containing:
- the LOC136534237 gene encoding LOW QUALITY PROTEIN: ferrochelatase-1, chloroplastic-like (The sequence of the model RefSeq protein was modified relative to this genomic sequence to represent the inferred CDS: inserted 1 base in 1 codon); translated protein: MERGVLGSRCTGAVQILAAKTGATTSCGKTTSTRFTGSTXHEQNLHENVKPLQLATNGSSRLAYRSPVLEHQWNLSASSSSANVVTTFDDDKGVSSSVVEEKIGVLLLNLGGPETLDDVQPFLFNLFADPDIIRLPRLFRFLQRPLAKLISTFRASKSKEGYASIGGGSPLRKITDEQANALKIALEKKNLNANIYVGMRYWYPFTEEAIDQIKKDKISKLVVLPLYPQYSISTSGSSIRVLQNIVKEDSYFSDLPISIIESWYQRDGYVKSMTDLIEKELSAFSNPEEVMIFFSAHGVPLTYVEDAGDPYRDQMEDCISLIMGELRSRGILNGHTLAYQSRVGPVQWLKPYTDEVLVELGQNGVKSLLAVPVSFVSEHIETLEEIDMEYKELALESGIENWGRVPALGCTSTFISDLADAVVEALPSASALATRKPEDTDSNMDLMHYLTKMFFGSILAFILLLSPRLVSAFRNTML
- the LOC136534235 gene encoding putative disease resistance protein RGA3 — encoded protein: MAEETKTESVDEMLQTLQLLLLRVHVILEAADGRSITSQAMLQQLNILRKEMYRGYYVLDCFRGNQASQDDAKGQNSNYPPRCRQPYFMHLMIGLSMFGRQMEMERVINFVMQTEPCTGESTGVLPIIGPEAVGKSTLVAHVYNSEKVRDYFSRIVLVTHEDVKEGRLATLKDGGLTIYQNNPLHNGKGWVLVIIELLEDVVEEDTWKRWYLASAACLESGSKIVITSRSSKIIKFGTTQALLLTALPIETYWYFFKVLTFGSANPEDQPKME